In the genome of Acidobacteriota bacterium, the window GGAAATGCAGCCCGGCGAAATGATCGATGTTGTCCAACTGAAAGGTGGTGCTGGTCAGCCAGCGATTGTTCAGCGCATAGTTCACGGCAAAGTTCAGGGCATGCTGCGTGAAGTCCCCGCCGGGCAGCGAAGCCTTGTCGATTTCATAATCGGCTTCCAGCGACGATTGGGCATTCAGCTTGAAGTTATGAACGGTCTGCAGCTTGTACATATTGCCGTGGTAGAAGCCGTAGCGATGGCTGAAGTCGATGTTGGCCCAGTAGCGCCGCTTCGAACTGGACTGATAGCGCAGGACATAAACGTTCCACTGATAGGGATGCGCGGGCACGACCACGCCGGGGACGATCTCGAAGTCGCGTTCGACGCGATCGAATTCGTAGTCGAAGGGGATGATGCGGATCAGGCTGCCATCCTGAAAGAACACTTGTGTGATGTATTTATCGATGCGCCGGACTACGTTATTCGAGGCGTTCATCTGATAATCCCACGTCCCGGAGATATCGAGTTGGCGGACCCAAGGAATGTTGGGGCGCGGACGGAAAGCGATCTGGGGTCCTAGGCGGTGATAGTCCGCGCGACGAATGAAGGCCATATCACCGCGAAAGCCGGGGTCGAGCGAGAGATATTCGAGGCCGAGCAGGAAGAAGTCGCTATCCCATTTTGCGTTGGCGCTCCAGGCCCAGGTGGAGCGGCCGGGCTCTTCGGACTTGGCAAAGAAGCCGTCGGCGGTGAAGTGTTGGGCAAAAGTGAAGATGGCGTCCGAACCATAGATGCGGTTGTAATCTCCGCTGCCGCCCTTCTCGCGGTTCATTATGAATGCGCCGATCATCGAGCGAGCGAGGATATCACGACGCAAGCGGGCCACGCTGTAGTTGCTGGCCAGGATGTTCTCGCGATCCGAGCGGAAGGCTTCCGTCTGGACATTCAGCAAGCCGACGGAGAACCAGCCTAGCTTGCCCGTAATACGGCCGCCGCCGATGATGGGCACGGGGCGTCTGTCGCGTGGAGTCAGGCCAATCGTCCGGCTTTGGAAGAGTCGCAATGTCGCGGTGGTTCCGCGCGAAGCCGTGCCGAGATCGAATATACCGGAACCTTCCTGGAAGAATTCACGTTTTTCGGGAAAAGAAATCGGGAAGCGTTCCAGGTTCACCTGCAGTGCGTCCACGTCGGATTGCGCGAAATCTGTTCTGAACGTCAGATCGGCCGTGAGACCCGGGGTAAGCCTCAGTTTCAAATCTTCAATTCCGACATCGGAAGCATTCTTCGTTACTGTTCGGAAAACGGGGGTGGCCGGCGCGGGCTGGAGCCGATCGACGAACTGCGAAAATCCGCCGAGAATATAAGGCTTGATGCGCATGCGCAATCCTGTTTCGATACCTTCGATGCCACTCAGATGGCCGGACTGCGAGATGTTCTCGAGCTGAAAGCCGCGCCGCCAATCGTTCCAGATGGCGATCTCATTCTTGCGACGGATGTCGCGCTGGACATCCAAACCCCATGTGAGTTTGCCGCCGTTGGCACTATCGGATTCCGACACGCGAATGCTCTTGAAGGGTATGGCGAACTCCACGGACCAGCCGCGCTCGCTTACCGCGGAGCTAACCTCCCACCGTTCGTCCCAGCTGGTATTCACCGTCTTGCCTTCGTCGGAGACCAGCGCGTCATACGCCGTACTCAGCGAGTTGGTGCGGAACAGGAACGCGTTGCGATGGTCGTGATAGGTATCGAGCACCACGGAGACGGTGTCGTCACCGGCCAGGTCGCCATCGCGCCGCCGCTCGCTGCCACGGATGCCCGCCGGGTTGGAGTCGGCGCAGAACACACCAATGTACAGCGTGGTCGGCGTGTAGATCACCCGAACCTCGGTCGTTTCGGACACCGGCTCGCCCTCGGCGGGTTCCTTCTGAATGAATCCGGCGGAGACCGCGGCCTGTTGCCATACGGCGTCTTCAAGCTTCCCGTCGATTACGGGTGGCGATGCGACGGCGTGGGCGGCAACGCTGCGATGGCCATGTGCAGTTGTGGAGGATAACGACGCGGGGGAAGACGCGGGCGGAGTTTGCGCGACCAGTTGCAATGTCGTCCACAGGCATGCGCCGGCGATCCAGCCCCCCGGGCGGGCGCACCGCGCCGTTTTAGAGATTGTTGATTTCATCGGAAGAATCATGAGTAGTATTATTTCCACGCGACGTTCAATTGCCGGGTAACCATCTTGCCGCTCTTTGTATGATAGCCGAACTATTCGAGAAATAATCCGCAGAATCACAGGCGCATATGAAGTTAACCAATCGTTTGCAATGGAGAATATTTGCATCCTGGTCTGTTTTAGAGGATGATCCAATGGCTTGCGTGTAGAGCTTGAGCGGATTGTATCGGCTACGGATAGACTGAAGATATTTATTGAAGTTCAGCGGCAGGTGAAGCAGCGATGGGAGCATCGATAAACAACAAACTGGTGCTGCGTGCGATCCTGCCACTGCTTGCCGGCAGTGCCGTGTTGATGATGCCCGCACCGGAGGGTTTGACTCCAACGGCCTGGCGCTACTTTGCGCTGTTCGTCGCGGCTATGACCGGCATCGCCACCGAGCCGCTGCCGCCCGCACTACTTGGACTGGTTGCCGTGAGCATTGCCGCGGCGGTCCGGCTGGTGTATCCCACGCCGGCGCAGTCGCTCAGTTGGGCGCTCAGCGGATTCGCGAACTCCACCATCTGGCTGATCTTCGCCGCCTACATGTTCGCCGCCGGCTACTCGAAGACGGGCCTCGGGCGGCGCATCGCTCTGCTGCTGATTCGCGCGATGGGCCGCAGTACGCTGGGCCTCGGCTATGCGGTGGCCTTCTCCGACGGATTAATCGCGCCCTTCATGCCCTCCAACACGGCGCGCAGCGGCGGGACCATCTATCCGGCAATCCGGCACATCCCCGAGCTTTACGACTCGCACCCCAACAGTCCCAGCGCGCGAAAAATTGGTGCGTATCTGCTGTACACCGCGCTGGCGACCTCCTGCATCACCAGCAGTATGTTCCTTACCGGGCTGGCGCCTAACGTGCTAGCCAAGGGCATGGCGCTGAAGGTGATCGGGCAGGACATCCCCTGGACCACGTGGTTCATCGGCTACGCCCCGGTCGGCCTGCTGCTGTTTGCACTGACGCCGTGGCTGCTGTTCAAGATTTACCCGCCGGAGATACGGCAGTCCCCAGATGCGCCGCAATGGGCTGCCGTTGAACTCGGCAAGATGGGGGCGGCGACGCGGCGCGAAAAAACGCTGATCGTGCTGGTGTTGCTGGCGCTGCTTCTCTGGATATTTGGAACGAAGTATCTGGACGCCACGCTATCGGCGGTGATCGTGGTCTGCCTGATGGCGCTCACCGGCGTGGTTGATTGGGACGACATCATCGGCAACGCCGCCG includes:
- a CDS encoding anion permease, which produces MGASINNKLVLRAILPLLAGSAVLMMPAPEGLTPTAWRYFALFVAAMTGIATEPLPPALLGLVAVSIAAAVRLVYPTPAQSLSWALSGFANSTIWLIFAAYMFAAGYSKTGLGRRIALLLIRAMGRSTLGLGYAVAFSDGLIAPFMPSNTARSGGTIYPAIRHIPELYDSHPNSPSARKIGAYLLYTALATSCITSSMFLTGLAPNVLAKGMALKVIGQDIPWTTWFIGYAPVGLLLFALTPWLLFKIYPPEIRQSPDAPQWAAVELGKMGAATRREKTLIVLVLLALLLWIFGTKYLDATLSAVIVVCLMALTGVVDWDDIIGNAAAWNVLIWFGTLVTLANGLAESKFLAWVSATLSPHFAGHSPYMTAALLATTYYLLHYLFASITAHVSALYPVFLAVAITLPGLSPLGWALLLGYPAGVFGILNPYATGPAPIYYGSGYIPGKDFWVYGFILGMLYLLAYLLIGLPWLLWLQP